ATGACCCACTCGACCGGTTGGCCAGGTCCGGGGAGCAGTTGGATCGAAAACTCGATGGACAACTGTCGGCCGTCCTTGTGGAGCGCAGGCACGGCGAGGAGCCGCCCGTCTCCGTACCGCGTGTGCCCGGAGCGCATCGTAACCGCCCAACCGGCCCAGTGCCGGCTTCGGAGCCGCTCCGGGATGACGAGGTCAAGCGAGGCGCCGATGGCCTCGTCGGCGCGATATCCGAAGAGACGCTCCGCCCCAACGTTCCAGAAGCGGAGGATGCCGAGCCGATCGCAAACGAGGATCGCCTCGGGCGTCCCAGCGAGGAGCCGATCACCGAGGTCCTCGCGGCTCAACGATTTCGGGCTTTGGGGTGAGCTCCGCTGCATTTCTTCCAAGTCCATCCTAGGGCGCCGTGAGGGTGAAGTGTTCGTAGTTGCGCGCGATGAAGTGGCGCCACTTTTCCGGCACCTCCTCTTGTGGGTAGATGGCCTGTACCGGGCAAGCGTCGACACAGAGCCCGCAGTCGATGCACTCCTCCGGGTGGATGAAGAGCATCTCCCAGTCTTCGTCCTTGCCGTAGATGCAGTCGACCGGGCAGACGTCGACGCAGGCGGTGTCCTTCACGCCGATGCAGGGCTCGGTGATGATGTGGGGCATCTCTCGCCTCCAGTCTCCGGGTTCAGCGCGGCGCTCGGCCTCCCCCGGCGAGTACGAAGCGTAGACTTGACGCTCCTAGTTGTCAAGTTTATACTCACGTTAAACATGACAAAGGCCCGAGAGCTCAGCCTGCGCAACGCTGCAATCAAGGAGATCGGTATGAACCTCATCACCCCTAGACTTCGCTTTCCTTCACCTATGTGGCTCGCATGCTTGATGTGGATCGCCCTCGTGTCGGTGCCGAGGATCACCCTCGCTCACTGCGACACCCTGGAAGGGCCCGTGGTGTCGGCGGCCCGAGAGGCGCTCGAGACGGGGAAGGTGGAACCCGTACTGCCTTGGGTCGAGCCGAGTCATGAACAGACGGTACGGGATGCTTTCGGACAGACGCTCGCCGTACGGGCTCTGACCCCCGAAGCCCGCACGCTCGCGGACCGGTTCTTCTTCGAGACCGTGGTTCGCCTTCATCGAGAAGGCGAAGGCTTCCCGTACACCGGACTTGCGCCGGCGGGTACGCCGGTAGAACCGATCATCGCCATGGCGGACCGGGCGATCGACTCGGGTGCCACCGATGGGCTCGTTGAATCTCTGGAGGCCGCCCTTGCGAACGGAGTGCGTCA
This genomic window from Holophagales bacterium contains:
- a CDS encoding PAS domain S-box protein encodes the protein MQRSSPQSPKSLSREDLGDRLLAGTPEAILVCDRLGILRFWNVGAERLFGYRADEAIGASLDLVIPERLRSRHWAGWAVTMRSGHTRYGDGRLLAVPALHKDGRQLSIEFSIQLLPGPGQPVEWVIAIVRDVSERFAREKALRLRVRALESERGAPRPDDELTHRSDPAA
- a CDS encoding ferredoxin family protein yields the protein MPHIITEPCIGVKDTACVDVCPVDCIYGKDEDWEMLFIHPEECIDCGLCVDACPVQAIYPQEEVPEKWRHFIARNYEHFTLTAP